The following proteins are co-located in the Gossypium hirsutum isolate 1008001.06 chromosome A02, Gossypium_hirsutum_v2.1, whole genome shotgun sequence genome:
- the LOC121216194 gene encoding uncharacterized protein: MSLPRFIVIKSINANACLGFKQDDPYEGYTEFSESMVTSPNAKFEVESAKGGLVHIRNCINMNYLERTEEDSISGKADEQYWITATAEKKEEDLSKEWCTLFQPLEEDSVNKTYRFMHVQSGCYLRLRQSYSPDITAGVLATSTKIDANGNDIFKVIDWDTLVILPRYIAFKGNNDMFLRLAEIDGHPYLQFLGEDIGEAAVAMEVFYTPNGDIRIKPVCSDKYWKRKLDWIWVDSDDTKGNDKDTLFHPFKVDGKTIALLNLGNNMFCKRFTGEGITSCLSARIPSVTKES; this comes from the coding sequence atgtcATTGCCAAGGTTCATCGTGATCAAATCCATCAATGCCAACGCATGCCTTGGCTTCAAACAAGACGATCCCTATGAAGGCTATACCGAATTCTCAGAATCAATGGTTACGAGCCCAAATGCAAAATTCGAAGTGGAGTCAGCTAAAGGTGGACTGGTTCACATAAGGAACTGTATTAACATGAACTACTTAGAACGAACCGAAGAGGATTCCATCTCTGGTAAAGCAGATGAGCAGTATTGGATCACTGCAACAGCCGAGAAGAAAGAAGAGGACCTATCCAAAGAATGGTGCACCTTGTTCCAGCCATTGGAAGAAGACTCGGTGAATAAAACTTACCGGTTCATGCATGTTCAGTCAGGCTGCTATTTACGCCTACGCCAATCCTATTCCCCGGATATTACTGCCGGGGTGTTGGCGACCAGCACGAAGATCGATGCTAATGGCAACGATATATTCAAAGTTATCGATTGGGACACATTGGTGATTCTACCTCGGTACATTGCGTTCAAAGGAAACAATGACATGTTCTTGCGTCTTGCCGAGATCGATGGTCACCCGTATTTACAGTTTTTAGGTGAGGATATTGGTGAGGCGGCTGTGGCAATGGAGGTTTTCTATACTCCCAATGGTGACATTAGGATCAAACCGGTTTGTTCCGATAAATATTGGAAGCGTAAACTGGATTGGATTTGGGTTGATTCTGATGACACTAAAGGTAACGATAAGGACACGTTGTTTCATCCCTTTAAAGTTGATGGTAAGACAATAGCTCTTCTCAATTTAGGCAACAACATGTTCTGTAAGCGTTTCACAGGTGAAGGGATAACGAGCTGTCTTAGTGCACGCATCCCTTCTGTTACCAAAGAGTCTTAA
- the LOC107927481 gene encoding protein IQ-DOMAIN 14, translating to MGKKGSWFSAIKRVFVSNSKGKLDIESDKKGGKERKKKGQANYKHGEANSFIPLFREPSSIEKILGEAERDRKLSFRPSTPPDQLRTPPFMLPRAASPRVRSQRIASPRAASPKTASSPRANSPRAASPFLPPPPRAASPRAGPPRLVRPRLEPTLRNHHASATKIQAAYRGYMARRSFRALKGLVRLQGVVRGHNVKRQTITAMKYMQLLVRVQSQIQSRRIQMLENQARRQAQFKNDKEADIGKLTFGQSETGNENWDDSLLTKEEIEARMQRKVEAVIKRERAMAYAYSHQLWKDAMKSPHTGVPNIRSGVFPWWWNWLERRLPPTDLPENQATKTFQFTPRPNSELKPSPRPQSSQFTFDNIIDIPTPKSTRSTILPTTRPMQTPTPPSKLVPQATNSGLLNSKHSRPRPTIIDSPSNLPLKDDDSLTSCPPFSVPNYMTPTVSAKAKARANGNMKERFMGTPGNESKRRLSFPLTQGIVGSFKWSKGSSLFSGKDSRSQRGLDKHQTLQSLGNLSVDSTVSMPATMGRKPFNRFV from the exons ATGGGAAAGAAAGGAAGTTGGTTTTCTGCAATCAAAAGAGTTTTCGTATCGAATTCGAAGGGGAAGCTAGATATT GAATCGGACAAAAAGGGCGgtaaagaaaggaagaagaaaggtcaAGCAAATTACAAGCATGGAGAAGCTAATTCCTTCATTCCCCTGTTTAGGGAACCGAGTAGTATCGAGAAAATTCTCGGGGAGGCTGAAAGAGATCGGAAACTATCGTTCCGGCCTTCAACACCACCGGATCAACTTAGAACACCACCTTTCATGCTTCCTAGGGCTGCGTCTCCTCGTGTTCGTTCTCAAAGGATTGCCTCACCAAGGGCTGCTTCTCCGAAGACTGCTTCTTCTCCACGAGCCAATTCACCTAGAGCTGCTTCTCCGTTTCTGCCTCCACCTCCAAGAGCTGCTTCTCCGAGAGCAGGACCTCCTAGGCTTGTTCGTCCTAGACTGGAACCAACGTTAAGGAACCATCATGCTTCAGCTACAAAGATTCAAGCAGCCTATCGGGGTTACATG GCAAGGAGAAGTTTTAGAGCTTTGAAAGGCCTCGTAAGGCTTCAAGGAGTTGTGAGAGGTCACAATGTGAAACGTCAAACTATTACGGCCATGAAATATATGCAGCTTTTGGTTCGAGTTCAGTCTCAGATTCAGTCACGCCGGATCCAAATGTTAGAAAATCAAGCACGACGTCAAGCTCAGTTTAAGAACGACAAGGAGGCCGACATCGGCAAATTGACCTTTGGCCAG TCCGAGACAGGGAATGAAAACTGGGATGATAGCTTGCTGACAAAGGAAGAAATCGAGGCAAGAATGCAGAGAAAGGTGGAGGCagtcatcaaaagagaaaggGCCATGGCGTATGCATATTCTCACCAG CTATGGAAAGATGCAATGAAATCACCTCACACAGGTGTACCCAACATTCGGTCTGGTGTATTCCCATGGTGGTGGAACTGGTTAGAACGTCGATTACCACCAACCGATTTACCCGAAAACCAAGCCACAAAGACCTTCCAATTTACACCAAGGCCAAACTCCGAATTAAAGCCTAGTCCGAGGCCACAATCCAGTCAGTTCACATTCGACAACATCATTGACATCCCTACACCGAAATCGACAAGGTCCACCATTCTCCCCACCACAAGGCCAATGCAAACACCAACACCTCCAAGTAAACTTGTGCCGCAAGCAACAAACTCAGGGTTATTAAACTCAAAGCATTCACGACCCCGACCTACCATAATCGATTCACCATCAAACTTACCACTCAAAGACGACGACAGCCTCACGAGTTGCCCACCGTTTTCGGTCCCAAACTACATGACACCAACAGTTTCAGCTAAAGCCAAAGCGAGAGCCAATGGCAACATGAAAGAGAGGTTCATGGGGACACCTGGGAACGAATCGAAGAGGCGACTTTCATTCCCGTTAACGCAAGGGATAGTCGGATCGTTCAAATGGAGTAAAGGGTCGTCGTTGTTTTCGGGCAAGGATTCAAGGTCACAAAGGGGGTTAGATAAGCATCAAACATTGCAATCGTTGGGGAATTTGAGTGTGGATTCTACTGTTTCTATGCCTGCTACGATGGGAAGAAAGCCATTTAATAGATTTGTGTGA